A window of Perognathus longimembris pacificus isolate PPM17 chromosome 6, ASM2315922v1, whole genome shotgun sequence contains these coding sequences:
- the Rem1 gene encoding GTP-binding protein REM 1, translating to MTLNTQQEAKTPLRRRASTPLPLSSRGHQPGRLYTATPVPQPQHPRLGQSVSLNPPSRKPSPAPDGWSSESSDSEGSWEALYRVVLLGDPGVGKTSLASLFAGKQERDLHEQLGDVYERTLTVDGEDTTLVVMDTWEAEKLDGSWSQEPCLQVGSAYVIVYSIADRGSFESASELRIQLRRTHRADHVPIILVGNKADLARCREVSVEEGRACAVVFDCKFIETSATLQHNVAELFEGVVRQLRLRRRDSAAPPPSAAQRRRASLGQRARRFLARLTARSAGRRALKARSKSCHNLAVL from the exons ATGACACTAAACACTCAGCAAGAAGCAAAGACTCCTCTGCGCAGGAGAGCCAGCACTCCGCTACCCCTGTCATCCAGGGGCCACCAGCCTGGCCGCCTGTACACAGCAACGCCTGTCCCTCAGCCCCAACATCCCCGGCTGGGCCAGTCTGTGTCCCTCAACCCTCCCAGCCGAAAACCTTCTCCTGCCCCGGATGGCTGGTCCTCTGAATCCAGCGACTCCGAAGGTTCCTGGGAGGCCCTGTACCGGGTGGTGCTGCTGGGAGATCCTGGCGTAGGGAAGACCAGCCTGGCCAGCCTCTTCGCAGGGAAGCAAGAGCGGGACCTCCACGAACAGCTGGGAG ATGTATATGAGAGAACCCTCACAGTGGACGGAGAGGACACCACACTGGTGGTCATGgacacctgggaggctgagaaacTG GATGGCAGCTGGAGCCAGGAGCCCTGCCTGCAGGTGGGCAGCGCCTATGTCATCGTGTACTCCATCGCAGACCGAGGCAGCTTTGAGAGCGCCTCAGAGCTCCGCATCCAGCTGCGGCGCACGCATCGTGCGGACCATGTGCCCATCATCCTCGTGGGCAACAAGGCAGACCTGGCCCGCTGCAGGGAAGTTTCGGTGGAAG AGGGCCGCGCCTGCGCGGTGGTGTTCGACTGCAAATTCATCGAGACCTCAGCCACTCTGCAGCACAACGTGGCCGAGCTGTTCGAGGGCGTGGTGCGCCAACTGCGCCTGCGCCGCCGGGACAGCGCGGCCCCGCCGCCGTCCGCGGCCCAGCGACGccgggccagcctgggccagcgcGCTCGGCGTTTCCTCGCCCGCCTGACGGCCCGCAGCGCCGGCCGCCGGGCCCTGAAGGCCCGCTCCAAGTCCTGCCACAACCTGGCCGTGCTCTGA